One segment of Variovorax sp. PAMC28562 DNA contains the following:
- a CDS encoding long-chain fatty acid--CoA ligase codes for MDRPHYKFWPQRLPHSITVPATSLWHNLATSAARFPDKAALVFFGSVITYREFAAQVDRLAGTLHALGVRRGDRVVLDMQNCPQLVISHFAILRANAVVVPVNPMNRAEELKHYITDPDAKVAITTGDLAPELAKASNALDAKDRLAHMIVTQFTDTFDAEVSGDEAPAPAWRDWLLTRHPLPELANGKTMTWTDALSAGHAPPEHVVGANDMALLPYTSGTTGLPKGCIHNHSSLNHNAFAGQLWGLGSAEAIVLAVVPMFHITGTVSMMHTSILFGGTLVIMPRWDREVAGRLISRWKVSSWTNIPTMVIDLMASPNFASYDLTSLTYIGGGGAAMPQAVAQRLLEQFGLKYQEGYGLTETAAPSHANPFEHPKQQCLGIPYMSTDSRVIDPDTLKELGVGESGEIITHGPEVFQGYWKRPDATAAAFIEFEGKRFFRTGDMGRVDEDGYFFMTDRLKRMINASGFKVWPAEVELLMFRNPAIQEACVISMKDDYRGESVKAMVVLRATHKDTTEQQIIDWCRENMAVYKIPRKVQFVDALPKSGSGKVMWRLLQEAESKVD; via the coding sequence ATGGATCGCCCGCACTACAAATTCTGGCCGCAGCGCCTGCCTCATTCGATCACCGTGCCCGCGACCTCGCTGTGGCACAACCTTGCGACCTCCGCCGCGCGGTTCCCGGACAAGGCGGCACTGGTGTTTTTTGGCAGCGTGATCACGTACCGCGAGTTCGCGGCGCAGGTCGATCGGCTCGCTGGAACGCTGCACGCGCTGGGTGTGAGGCGCGGCGACCGCGTGGTGCTGGACATGCAGAACTGCCCGCAGCTGGTGATCTCGCACTTCGCGATCCTCCGAGCCAATGCGGTGGTGGTGCCGGTCAACCCGATGAACCGTGCCGAGGAGCTCAAGCACTACATCACCGACCCCGATGCCAAGGTCGCGATCACCACCGGCGACCTGGCACCGGAGTTGGCCAAGGCCAGCAACGCGCTGGACGCGAAGGACCGCCTGGCGCACATGATCGTCACGCAGTTCACCGACACCTTCGATGCCGAAGTCAGCGGCGACGAGGCGCCTGCACCCGCTTGGCGCGACTGGCTGCTTACCCGCCATCCGCTGCCCGAACTCGCCAACGGAAAGACCATGACGTGGACCGACGCGTTGAGCGCCGGCCATGCACCGCCGGAGCATGTAGTCGGCGCCAACGACATGGCATTGCTGCCCTACACCAGCGGCACCACAGGCTTGCCCAAGGGGTGCATCCACAACCACTCGAGCCTGAATCACAACGCCTTCGCCGGCCAGTTGTGGGGTCTGGGTTCGGCAGAGGCGATCGTCCTGGCCGTGGTGCCGATGTTCCACATCACCGGCACGGTCAGCATGATGCACACGTCGATCCTGTTCGGCGGCACGCTGGTCATCATGCCGCGCTGGGATCGTGAAGTGGCGGGGCGGCTCATCTCGCGCTGGAAGGTCTCGAGCTGGACCAACATCCCGACGATGGTGATCGACCTGATGGCCAGCCCGAATTTCGCAAGCTACGACCTCACCAGCCTGACCTACATCGGTGGCGGCGGCGCGGCGATGCCGCAGGCGGTGGCGCAGCGGCTGCTGGAGCAGTTCGGCCTGAAGTACCAGGAAGGCTATGGCCTGACAGAGACAGCCGCGCCGTCACACGCCAATCCGTTCGAGCATCCCAAGCAGCAGTGTCTCGGCATCCCGTACATGAGCACCGATTCGCGCGTGATCGACCCCGACACGCTCAAGGAGTTGGGCGTGGGCGAGTCGGGCGAAATCATCACGCACGGGCCCGAGGTGTTCCAGGGTTACTGGAAGCGGCCGGATGCCACGGCGGCGGCGTTCATCGAGTTCGAGGGCAAGCGCTTCTTTCGCACTGGCGACATGGGCCGTGTCGACGAAGACGGCTACTTCTTCATGACCGACAGATTGAAGCGAATGATCAACGCGAGCGGCTTCAAGGTGTGGCCAGCCGAGGTCGAGTTGCTGATGTTCCGCAACCCCGCGATCCAGGAGGCGTGCGTCATTTCGATGAAGGACGACTACCGCGGCGAATCGGTCAAGGCGATGGTGGTGCTGCGCGCTACGCACAAGGACACGACCGAGCAGCAGATCATCGACTGGTGCCGCGAGAACATGGCGGTCTACAAGATCCCGCGCAAGGTGCAGTTCGTCGATGCGCTGCCCAAGAGCGGCAGCGGCAAGGTGATGTGGCGGTTGCTGCAGGAAGCCGAGTCGAAAGTCGATTGA
- a CDS encoding NAD(P)/FAD-dependent oxidoreductase has product MSTLSPATRPRIVVIGCGFGGLEATRTLEHAAVDIIVIEKTNHHLFQPLLYQVATAGLAAPSIAAPVRLLFRNRPNVTTLLGQVTRLRPEAREIELADGIRIGYDHLIVAAGATHSYFGHDEWKPIAPGLKTLADAFDIRRRVLMSFEAAETTTDAGHRRRLLTFVVIGAGPTGVEMAGTLAEIARHTLAGEFRRIDPCSAQVLLVEGGPRVLQAMHESLSAKAQVQLEKLGVEVRLNATVTAIDASGLEVDAAVGHYRIDSSCVIWAAGVAASPLGRLLGAATGVECDRAGRVKVEPDLSLAGHPEISVVGDLAAAMSYAPGKPPKPVPGVSPGAKQMGRAAAANVMHRIAGESTVPFRYRDYGNLATIGRNSAVVDLETPLGPLRFSGRLAWLFWLFAHAYFLIGFRNRIVVLMDWASAYWSFQRHARVVADLSSKNES; this is encoded by the coding sequence ATGAGCACGCTCTCTCCTGCAACCCGCCCACGCATCGTCGTAATCGGCTGTGGTTTTGGAGGTCTTGAAGCGACGCGGACGCTCGAACATGCCGCCGTCGACATCATCGTCATCGAGAAGACCAATCACCATTTGTTTCAGCCGCTGCTTTATCAGGTAGCGACGGCCGGGCTGGCGGCGCCCTCGATCGCTGCGCCGGTGCGGCTCTTGTTCCGCAATCGACCCAACGTGACGACCTTGCTCGGCCAAGTCACCCGCCTGCGGCCCGAGGCACGGGAAATCGAATTGGCCGATGGGATTCGCATCGGCTACGACCATTTGATCGTCGCTGCGGGCGCCACGCACAGCTATTTCGGCCATGACGAGTGGAAGCCCATCGCACCCGGTCTGAAGACGCTGGCAGACGCCTTCGACATCCGTCGCCGCGTGTTGATGTCGTTCGAGGCGGCAGAAACGACGACCGATGCGGGCCATCGCCGCCGGTTGCTCACCTTTGTGGTGATCGGTGCCGGGCCGACCGGAGTGGAGATGGCCGGCACGCTGGCCGAGATCGCGCGGCACACGCTCGCGGGTGAATTCCGGCGCATCGATCCATGCAGCGCGCAGGTGCTATTGGTCGAAGGCGGCCCGCGCGTGCTGCAGGCAATGCACGAAAGCCTCAGCGCGAAGGCTCAGGTACAACTTGAAAAACTCGGCGTCGAAGTACGGCTCAACGCCACGGTGACGGCGATCGATGCAAGCGGACTGGAGGTCGATGCGGCGGTTGGCCACTACCGCATAGACAGCAGTTGCGTCATTTGGGCCGCTGGCGTGGCGGCGTCACCGCTCGGGCGCTTGCTGGGCGCTGCGACGGGCGTGGAATGCGATCGCGCGGGCCGCGTCAAGGTCGAGCCCGATCTGAGCCTGGCCGGCCATCCGGAGATCAGCGTGGTTGGCGACTTGGCCGCTGCGATGAGCTATGCGCCGGGGAAGCCGCCCAAGCCAGTGCCCGGCGTCTCACCTGGCGCCAAGCAGATGGGTCGCGCAGCCGCTGCCAACGTGATGCATCGCATCGCGGGCGAGTCGACCGTCCCGTTCCGCTATCGGGACTACGGCAACCTCGCGACGATCGGCCGCAACTCGGCCGTGGTCGACCTTGAAACACCGCTGGGCCCGTTGCGCTTCAGCGGCCGGCTTGCATGGCTTTTCTGGCTCTTTGCGCACGCGTATTTTTTGATCGGGTTTCGCAACCGCATCGTCGTGCTGATGGATTGGGCCAGTGCTTACTGGAGCTTTCAGCGCCATGCACGGGTGGTGGCTGACCTCAGCTCGAAAAACGAATCTTGA
- the egtB gene encoding ergothioneine biosynthesis protein EgtB encodes MSFSRPMVQPADALRLRYGEVRAHSVVLAEPLSREDQCIQSMPDASPTKWHLAHTTWFFETVLLQMHATGYQPFDTRFHFLFNSYYEALGPRHPRPQRGLLTRPSVDEVQAYRQHVDAAVVSLLESADSALWETIEPIVVLGLHHEQQHQELLVTDILHALSCNPLLPAYRPANGPALRLAAVAAPARWLRHAGGVVDVGFRAGDEMGGFAFDNETPRHSVLLRPFEIADRLVTCGDYAQFIADGGYQRPDLWLSDGWAAVKANELRAPAYWLSPDDPRIAQHGASTAGWQVFGLNGVRPMEPEAPVSQLSFYEASAYAEWAGARLPTEFEWEAAIDTPGMAQATGHVWQWTRSSYDPYPGFRPLPGIAAEYNGKFMVGQLILRGGSVATPQGHTRPSYRNFFPPAARWQFTGVRLARDI; translated from the coding sequence ATGAGCTTTTCACGCCCTATGGTGCAGCCGGCAGATGCGCTGCGACTGCGCTATGGTGAGGTCAGGGCGCACAGCGTCGTGCTTGCAGAGCCACTCTCCCGAGAAGACCAGTGCATCCAGTCGATGCCTGATGCCAGCCCGACCAAGTGGCACCTCGCCCACACCACATGGTTCTTCGAGACGGTGCTGCTTCAAATGCATGCGACCGGATACCAGCCGTTCGACACGCGCTTTCACTTCTTGTTCAATTCGTATTACGAGGCGCTGGGGCCGCGCCATCCACGTCCGCAGCGCGGCTTGTTGACGCGCCCGTCGGTGGATGAGGTGCAGGCATATCGGCAGCATGTCGACGCCGCCGTGGTGTCGCTCCTCGAGAGTGCCGACAGTGCGTTGTGGGAAACGATCGAACCAATCGTCGTGCTCGGGCTGCATCACGAGCAGCAGCACCAGGAGTTGCTCGTCACGGACATCCTGCATGCGTTGTCTTGCAACCCCTTGCTGCCAGCGTACCGTCCGGCCAATGGCCCGGCGCTGCGACTCGCTGCAGTAGCGGCGCCCGCACGGTGGCTGCGCCATGCAGGTGGCGTGGTCGACGTCGGGTTTCGAGCAGGTGATGAGATGGGGGGGTTCGCCTTCGACAACGAGACGCCGCGGCATTCGGTATTGCTGCGTCCGTTCGAGATAGCCGATCGCTTGGTGACTTGCGGCGACTACGCGCAATTCATTGCCGATGGCGGTTACCAGCGGCCTGACCTCTGGCTGTCGGATGGTTGGGCGGCGGTCAAGGCGAACGAATTGCGGGCGCCTGCGTATTGGCTGTCGCCGGACGATCCACGGATCGCGCAACATGGTGCGAGCACCGCCGGTTGGCAGGTGTTCGGACTGAACGGTGTGCGGCCGATGGAGCCGGAAGCACCGGTGTCGCAATTGAGCTTTTATGAAGCGTCCGCCTATGCGGAATGGGCCGGTGCGCGATTGCCGACCGAATTCGAATGGGAGGCTGCGATCGACACCCCCGGCATGGCCCAAGCCACTGGCCACGTCTGGCAATGGACGCGCTCTTCTTACGACCCGTATCCCGGCTTTCGCCCGCTGCCTGGCATCGCCGCCGAATACAACGGCAAGTTCATGGTCGGGCAATTGATATTGCGTGGTGGCAGTGTGGCGACCCCGCAGGGCCATACCCGTCCGAGTTATCGCAACTTTTTTCCGCCGGCAGCCCGCTGGCAATTTACCGGCGTGCGCTTGGCGCGCGACATCTGA
- the egtD gene encoding L-histidine N(alpha)-methyltransferase, with protein MPRARARTTTTVEPSEFARDLMAGLARTPRNVPPKYFYDAAGSALFDGICELPEYYPTRTELRILAERAPEIAAQIGPRAELVEFGAGSLTKVRLLFDAFKAEDAPRRYLPIDISGEHLEGAAERLRADYPELVVQPIVADYTMPLVLPATGAGVGQRVGFFPGSTIGNFHPEEALSFMQLAARLLRGGGMLVGVDLVKEPSRLHAAYNDAQGVTAAFNLNLLLRANRELGADFDLDAFGHYAFYNPLLQRIEMHLVSRRAQTVSIGGERFEFFEGESIHTENSHKFTVEGFRALAVRAGFRPGPVWTDEARLFSVHWLHAPAAQ; from the coding sequence ATGCCGCGCGCCCGTGCTCGGACCACCACCACGGTCGAGCCGTCCGAGTTCGCCCGCGACCTGATGGCGGGACTCGCGCGCACGCCGCGCAACGTGCCGCCCAAGTATTTCTACGATGCGGCGGGTTCGGCCTTGTTCGACGGCATTTGCGAACTGCCCGAGTACTACCCGACGCGCACCGAGCTGCGCATCCTTGCCGAGCGTGCGCCGGAGATTGCAGCGCAGATCGGGCCTCGCGCCGAGCTCGTGGAATTCGGCGCCGGTTCGCTCACTAAAGTGCGCTTGCTGTTCGACGCATTCAAGGCCGAAGACGCACCGCGGCGTTACCTGCCGATCGATATCTCGGGCGAACATCTGGAGGGGGCAGCCGAGCGGCTGCGTGCCGACTATCCGGAGTTGGTCGTGCAGCCGATCGTCGCCGACTACACGATGCCGCTGGTGTTGCCGGCGACAGGCGCCGGTGTCGGTCAGCGCGTGGGCTTTTTCCCCGGCTCGACCATTGGCAACTTTCATCCCGAAGAAGCGCTGTCGTTCATGCAACTCGCAGCGCGTTTGTTGCGCGGCGGCGGCATGCTGGTCGGCGTCGATCTGGTCAAAGAGCCTTCACGGCTGCACGCGGCATACAACGATGCGCAGGGCGTGACTGCGGCCTTCAATTTAAATCTGCTGCTTCGAGCCAATCGCGAACTGGGTGCCGACTTCGACCTCGATGCGTTCGGTCACTATGCGTTCTACAACCCGCTGCTGCAGCGCATCGAAATGCATCTTGTGAGCCGGCGCGCGCAGACCGTGAGCATCGGCGGCGAGCGCTTCGAATTCTTCGAAGGCGAGAGCATCCATACCGAGAATTCGCACAAGTTCACTGTCGAAGGCTTCCGTGCGCTGGCTGTGCGCGCAGGCTTTCGACCCGGCCCGGTGTGGACCGACGAGGCGCGCCTGTTCAGCGTCCACTGGCTCCACGCGCCGGCTGCACAATAG
- a CDS encoding DUF427 domain-containing protein, whose amino-acid sequence MKATWNGATIAESDDTVVVEGNHYFPLSSLNREHVTFSNHKTTCPWKGMASYYSLLVKGEMNADAAWYYPDPKPAADEIKDRVAFWKGVKVAA is encoded by the coding sequence ATGAAAGCAACCTGGAACGGCGCCACCATCGCCGAAAGCGACGACACCGTGGTTGTCGAAGGCAACCACTACTTTCCGTTGAGTTCGCTCAACCGCGAACACGTGACCTTCAGCAACCACAAGACAACCTGTCCCTGGAAGGGCATGGCGAGCTATTACTCATTGCTGGTCAAGGGTGAAATGAACGCCGACGCTGCTTGGTACTACCCCGACCCCAAGCCCGCGGCAGATGAAATCAAGGACCGGGTTGCCTTCTGGAAGGGCGTCAAGGTCGCCGCGTGA
- a CDS encoding 2OG-Fe dioxygenase family protein, producing MADSPSAYSSTSPPFSPPFNSPAETPSLLREQGYALLSPSGVAEWLGEPLAQLEALHEDWSGLPPDEYLKDGGRYRQRRHACFTVDADAVDQVPHRAHWQPVEYNALHGGMRRWFKPMLAGTIAQPVWTHLMRGLARLASGLRGDQRWSLEAHQFRIDTAGGIGRPTPEGAHRDGVDLVAVAFVGRHNVKGGETRVFEANGRRGERFTMTEPWSLLLLDDARVIHESTPIQPIDETAPGFRDTLVVTCRAHGFQGD from the coding sequence ATGGCCGATTCGCCATCCGCTTATTCATCCACTTCGCCACCGTTTTCACCACCTTTCAACTCGCCGGCTGAAACGCCATCGCTGCTGCGGGAACAGGGTTATGCCTTGCTCAGCCCGAGTGGCGTCGCCGAGTGGCTCGGCGAGCCGCTGGCACAGCTCGAGGCTCTCCACGAAGACTGGAGCGGCTTGCCGCCCGACGAATACCTGAAAGACGGCGGCCGCTATCGGCAACGCCGCCATGCGTGCTTCACCGTCGATGCCGATGCGGTCGATCAGGTGCCGCATCGTGCCCACTGGCAGCCGGTCGAATACAACGCGTTGCACGGCGGCATGCGGCGGTGGTTCAAGCCGATGCTCGCCGGCACGATCGCGCAGCCTGTGTGGACGCACCTGATGCGCGGTCTCGCGCGACTGGCCAGCGGGCTCCGGGGTGATCAACGCTGGTCCCTCGAGGCGCACCAGTTCCGCATCGACACGGCCGGCGGCATCGGCCGTCCGACGCCCGAGGGCGCGCACCGCGACGGCGTCGATCTGGTAGCGGTCGCATTTGTCGGGCGGCACAATGTCAAGGGTGGCGAGACGCGCGTGTTCGAAGCGAACGGTCGCCGAGGCGAACGTTTTACGATGACCGAGCCGTGGAGTCTCTTGTTGCTCGACGATGCCCGCGTGATCCACGAGTCGACGCCGATCCAGCCGATCGACGAGACGGCACCGGGCTTTCGGGATACGCTCGTGGTCACGTGTCGCGCCCACGGTTTTCAGGGCGACTGA
- a CDS encoding universal stress protein: MFNHILVPIDGSETSMHAVSKASGLALAFGSRITLIHVIDNYPFIGIGADYALGQNEYLAAATSSANAALARGVASLAAEGLHSDQRVIDGHVVHEGIVDTANGIGADLIVMGSHGRAGIEKLLLGSVTQRVLQDAPMPVLVVKGE, encoded by the coding sequence ATGTTCAATCACATCCTGGTTCCCATCGACGGCTCCGAAACGTCGATGCACGCGGTCAGCAAAGCGAGCGGGCTCGCGCTGGCTTTTGGCAGCCGCATCACGTTGATCCACGTGATCGACAACTATCCGTTCATCGGTATCGGCGCCGACTACGCGCTTGGCCAGAACGAATATCTCGCTGCCGCCACGAGCAGTGCCAATGCGGCGCTGGCACGCGGCGTGGCATCGCTGGCGGCTGAAGGGCTGCACAGCGATCAGCGCGTGATCGACGGGCACGTGGTGCACGAAGGCATCGTCGACACTGCCAACGGCATCGGCGCCGACCTGATCGTCATGGGCTCGCATGGGCGTGCGGGCATCGAGAAGTTGCTGCTCGGCAGCGTGACACAACGCGTGCTGCAGGACGCGCCGATGCCGGTGCTGGTCGTCAAGGGCGAATAG
- a CDS encoding RluA family pseudouridine synthase, translating to MTDLHLIHEDAHLLVFDKPAGLLCVPGRGEDKQDCLSARAQQRWPDALVVHRLDMSTSGLVVMARGIDMQRALGDAFARREVHKRYEAIVDGVLPISAEWATIDAPLMADWPRRPSQKIDAAGKPSVTRWRALGPMTLQRAQERMATHVLLEPLTGRTHQLRVHLASVGHAIIGDALYASEAVRQLGTRLMLHSTVLALVHPVTRQTIRFESVAPFDARTGSGRTP from the coding sequence ATGACCGACCTCCACCTGATTCACGAAGACGCGCACCTGCTGGTATTCGACAAGCCCGCCGGGCTCCTCTGCGTACCCGGCCGTGGCGAAGACAAGCAGGACTGCCTGAGCGCACGAGCACAGCAACGCTGGCCGGATGCGCTCGTCGTGCACCGGCTCGACATGTCGACGAGTGGACTGGTCGTGATGGCACGCGGCATCGATATGCAGCGGGCGCTTGGCGATGCATTCGCGAGGCGCGAAGTGCACAAGCGCTACGAAGCGATCGTCGACGGTGTGTTGCCCATCTCAGCAGAGTGGGCCACCATCGACGCGCCACTGATGGCCGACTGGCCGCGTCGGCCATCGCAGAAGATCGATGCGGCAGGAAAGCCGAGCGTGACGCGCTGGAGGGCGCTCGGCCCGATGACGCTTCAGCGCGCGCAAGAGCGAATGGCGACCCATGTTTTGCTGGAGCCGCTGACGGGTCGCACTCACCAGCTGCGCGTGCATCTCGCGTCGGTCGGGCACGCAATCATCGGCGATGCGCTCTATGCGAGCGAAGCGGTCAGGCAACTCGGAACGCGGCTGATGCTGCACTCGACGGTGCTGGCGTTGGTACATCCGGTGACGCGGCAAACAATACGTTTCGAGAGCGTCGCGCCATTCGATGCGCGCACCGGCTCGGGTCGAACACCCTGA
- a CDS encoding MFS transporter: MRMWVARLFGTAASQMLLVAIGWHMYDLTASAWDLGLVGLYQFVPALVLALYAGHVVDRHHRGRIVAACFAVQGLVALALLTAHQSHHDSRGLLLGLSLVLGGVRAFQMPAQQALTPLLVPPTMLSRAMAFSSAGMQGAIIGGPALGGLLFILGVGAVYGASVLCFVVGCLLVVRLRYAYTPAPREPTTVATVLAGVDFIWKRKTVLGAVSLDLFAVLLGGAVALLPIYARDILHTGPWGLGLLRGAPAVGALVMSIMLTRRPIERHVGRTLLLVVGLFGICMIVFGISKSFVVSLIALAVSGGADMVNVVIRQTLVQLDTPDAMRGRVSAVNSIFIGASNQLGEFESGATAALLGPVGSVVAGGVGTVLVALTWFRLFPSLAQRDRIASTNASPAVPEEVEPKS; the protein is encoded by the coding sequence ATGCGCATGTGGGTCGCGCGACTTTTCGGTACGGCGGCGTCGCAGATGCTGCTGGTCGCCATCGGCTGGCACATGTACGACCTCACCGCCAGCGCCTGGGACTTGGGCCTGGTCGGGCTCTATCAATTCGTGCCGGCGCTGGTACTGGCGCTCTACGCGGGCCACGTGGTCGACCGACATCACCGCGGGCGCATCGTGGCGGCATGCTTCGCCGTGCAGGGGCTGGTGGCGCTGGCGCTGTTGACGGCGCATCAGTCGCATCACGATTCACGTGGGTTGTTGTTGGGCCTGTCGCTGGTGCTCGGCGGCGTGCGCGCGTTCCAGATGCCGGCACAGCAGGCGCTCACGCCGCTTTTGGTGCCGCCGACGATGCTGTCGCGTGCGATGGCCTTCAGCTCGGCCGGCATGCAGGGCGCGATCATCGGCGGGCCTGCGCTTGGCGGTCTGCTGTTCATCCTCGGCGTCGGCGCTGTCTACGGCGCCAGCGTGCTTTGCTTCGTCGTCGGCTGCTTGCTGGTCGTGCGGCTGCGCTATGCCTACACGCCGGCGCCGCGCGAACCGACGACGGTTGCCACGGTCCTGGCGGGCGTCGACTTCATCTGGAAACGCAAGACCGTGCTCGGTGCCGTGTCGCTCGACCTGTTCGCGGTGCTGCTGGGCGGTGCCGTGGCACTGCTGCCCATCTACGCGCGCGACATCCTGCACACCGGCCCGTGGGGCCTCGGGCTGCTGCGCGGCGCGCCGGCGGTGGGTGCGCTGGTGATGTCGATCATGCTCACGCGCCGGCCGATCGAGCGGCACGTGGGGCGCACGCTGCTGCTGGTGGTCGGGCTCTTCGGCATCTGCATGATCGTGTTCGGCATCTCGAAGAGTTTCGTCGTGTCGTTGATCGCGCTGGCCGTTTCGGGCGGCGCCGACATGGTCAATGTCGTGATTCGCCAGACGCTGGTCCAACTCGATACGCCAGATGCCATGCGCGGCCGCGTGAGCGCGGTCAATTCGATCTTTATCGGCGCCAGTAATCAGCTGGGCGAGTTCGAGTCGGGGGCGACTGCTGCCCTGCTCGGGCCGGTCGGTTCGGTGGTGGCGGGCGGCGTCGGCACGGTGCTCGTGGCGCTGACGTGGTTCCGGTTGTTCCCGTCGCTGGCGCAGCGCGACCGCATCGCGTCGACAAACGCCTCGCCGGCCGTGCCGGAAGAAGTCGAGCCGAAGAGCTGA